One part of the Candidatus Borreliella tachyglossi genome encodes these proteins:
- a CDS encoding Bax inhibitor-1/YccA family protein: MFELTQDKQEIRIKNKFLAQVFGLMAIGLLISAVFAYTTSENAIMRAVVFSNPISFMAIILVQFGLVYAISGAIEKISSSTATALFLGYSALTGVTLSSVFMIYTQGSIFYTFGITALTFLAMSFYGYTTSTDLTKMGSYLIMGLWGIIIASIVNIFFRSSGLNFLISILGVIIFTGLTAYDVQNISKMNRMLEDGTEVKNRMAVVASLKLYLDFINLFLYLLRFLGQRRD, encoded by the coding sequence ATGTTTGAGTTAACTCAAGATAAACAAGAGATAAGAATAAAAAATAAATTTTTGGCTCAAGTTTTTGGACTAATGGCAATTGGTCTTTTAATATCTGCAGTATTTGCATATACAACATCTGAAAATGCGATAATGAGAGCGGTAGTCTTCTCAAATCCAATTTCATTTATGGCAATAATACTTGTACAATTTGGACTCGTTTACGCAATAAGTGGCGCAATTGAGAAAATATCAAGTAGCACAGCAACAGCACTTTTTTTAGGATACTCAGCATTAACAGGAGTAACACTGTCTTCTGTATTTATGATATACACACAAGGTTCAATATTCTACACATTCGGAATTACTGCTCTAACTTTCCTTGCAATGTCCTTTTATGGATATACAACAAGTACAGACCTTACGAAAATGGGAAGCTATCTCATTATGGGCTTATGGGGCATTATTATTGCATCTATTGTTAATATATTCTTTAGAAGTTCAGGGCTCAATTTTTTAATCTCAATACTAGGAGTCATAATATTTACGGGTTTAACAGCCTATGATGTTCAAAATATCTCTAAGATGAATAGAATGCTAGAAGATGGAACCGAGGTTAAAAACAGAATGGCCGTTGTAGCCTCTTTAAAGCTTTACTTGGATTTCATAAATTTATTCTTATACCTACTAAGGTTTTTAGGTCAAAGAAGAGATTGA
- the fusA gene encoding elongation factor G, producing MDYKKLRNIGISAHIDSGKTTLTERILFYCNKIHAIHEVKGKDGVGATMDSMELERERGITIASAATHVEWKDHPINIIDTPGHVDFTIEVERSLRVLDGAILVLDSVAGVQSQSITVDRQLKRYNVPRLAFVNKCDKTGANPNNVKDQLKDKLDLNSVLMQIPIGLEDKHLGVIDLILMKAYYFEGKDGTEIIEKEIPAELLDEAKEKREIMLDALADFNDELMELHMEGSNVPVEAIYNAIRTGTLSLKLCPVFMGSAYKNKGVQLLLDAVTRFLPSPHDIKNVALDLNANEKEVDLKTDENLPTVALAFKLEDGQYGQLTYVRIYQGILKKGQELINSRTSRKFKVGRLIRMHANNTEDIESGSSGDIVALFGIECASGDTFCDPSITYSMTSMYIPDPVISLSVKPKDKKSADNMAKALGRFTKEDPTFKTYVDSESNETIIQGMGELHLEVYIERMKREFKAEVDTGMPQVAYRETITGKSEFNYTHKKQSGGAGQFGRVAGFMEPLDTEGQVYEFVNLIKGGVIPTEYIPSCDKGFQKAMEKGTLIGFPIVGIKVTINDGQYHIVDSSDIAFQLAALGAFREAYNKAKPTILEPIMKVSLEGPTEFQGNMFGLLNQRRGIILGSLEEGSFSKVEAEVPLSEMFGFSTVLRSSTQGKAEFSMEFLRYGKVPSSIFDDLCKKFNEQNKAK from the coding sequence ATGGACTATAAAAAATTGCGAAATATAGGTATCAGTGCCCACATTGACTCAGGAAAAACCACACTCACAGAACGTATCCTTTTCTACTGCAATAAAATCCACGCTATTCATGAAGTAAAAGGAAAAGATGGAGTTGGGGCAACAATGGATTCAATGGAACTTGAAAGAGAAAGAGGGATTACAATAGCATCAGCTGCAACTCATGTTGAATGGAAAGACCATCCAATCAATATCATTGACACTCCAGGTCACGTTGACTTTACTATTGAAGTTGAGCGCTCACTTAGAGTTCTAGACGGCGCAATACTTGTTCTTGACTCTGTTGCAGGAGTTCAATCTCAATCAATTACAGTTGACAGACAGCTAAAGAGATACAATGTTCCACGCCTTGCATTCGTAAATAAATGTGACAAAACTGGGGCAAACCCTAATAATGTAAAAGATCAACTCAAAGACAAGCTTGATTTAAACTCAGTTCTAATGCAAATTCCAATTGGACTTGAAGATAAACATCTCGGGGTTATAGATCTTATCTTAATGAAAGCCTATTATTTTGAGGGCAAAGATGGAACGGAAATTATAGAAAAGGAAATTCCTGCTGAACTACTCGATGAGGCAAAAGAAAAGCGAGAAATAATGCTTGATGCTTTAGCTGACTTTAATGATGAACTTATGGAACTTCATATGGAAGGAAGCAATGTCCCTGTGGAAGCAATATATAACGCTATTAGAACGGGTACTTTAAGTTTAAAACTTTGTCCTGTCTTTATGGGTTCTGCTTACAAAAATAAAGGCGTTCAGCTTTTACTTGACGCTGTAACTAGATTTTTACCTTCTCCTCACGATATTAAAAATGTAGCACTTGACCTAAACGCAAATGAAAAAGAAGTTGACCTTAAGACTGATGAAAATTTGCCTACTGTGGCACTTGCATTTAAATTGGAAGATGGACAATACGGTCAATTGACTTATGTTAGAATATATCAGGGTATTTTAAAGAAAGGACAAGAACTCATAAATTCCAGGACTTCTAGAAAGTTCAAAGTTGGAAGGCTTATTAGAATGCATGCCAATAATACTGAGGACATTGAATCTGGAAGCAGTGGTGATATTGTTGCATTATTTGGAATAGAATGTGCATCAGGCGATACATTCTGCGATCCATCTATTACTTATTCAATGACATCAATGTATATTCCAGACCCAGTAATATCTTTATCGGTAAAACCTAAAGACAAAAAATCAGCTGATAATATGGCTAAGGCTCTTGGAAGATTTACAAAAGAAGATCCTACATTTAAAACTTATGTAGACTCCGAATCAAACGAAACAATAATACAGGGTATGGGAGAATTACACTTAGAAGTTTACATTGAAAGAATGAAAAGAGAATTTAAAGCAGAAGTTGACACAGGAATGCCTCAAGTAGCATACAGGGAAACCATTACAGGGAAATCAGAATTTAACTATACCCACAAAAAGCAGTCAGGCGGTGCTGGTCAGTTTGGCAGAGTCGCTGGATTTATGGAACCACTTGACACAGAGGGACAAGTTTATGAATTTGTAAATCTCATCAAGGGTGGAGTAATTCCAACGGAATACATTCCATCATGTGACAAGGGATTCCAAAAAGCTATGGAGAAGGGGACCCTAATTGGATTCCCAATTGTCGGGATTAAAGTTACAATTAACGATGGTCAATATCACATTGTTGACTCGTCTGACATTGCATTCCAACTTGCCGCACTTGGAGCCTTTAGAGAAGCTTATAATAAGGCAAAACCTACAATACTTGAGCCAATAATGAAAGTAAGTCTTGAAGGTCCAACGGAATTTCAAGGAAATATGTTTGGTCTTCTCAATCAAAGAAGAGGAATAATTCTAGGCTCTCTTGAGGAAGGAAGTTTCTCCAAGGTTGAAGCTGAAGTGCCTTTAAGTGAAATGTTTGGATTCTCAACTGTTTTAAGATCCTCGACACAAGGAAAAGCTGAATTTTCAATGGAATTTTTAAGATACGGTAAAGTTCCAAGTTCTATATTTGATGACCTATGTAAAAAATTTAATGAACAAAACAAAGCTAAATAA
- a CDS encoding ribose-phosphate pyrophosphokinase: MSLLIKKSIGIIACPGGRVFADKIMEEFKKIFLGTENQVINKISQTSNCLKEDILKLEGILPPFLEGLEFSNLRDNEDMEIPVKFIKFANGEFKAEILKTIRNKDIFIVQDVSNTFPVDVNSNDKMIMTINDHIMTLMTTIDACMQAKANSVSVIIPSYPYSRQDKKHSREGLTASLFGRFLEELGVKHILTLDIHSKAIENVFRKTYFENLNVSYEIFEALAELIDIGDSNLVVVSPDTGAVNRNKFFASNLKRPLALLYKERDYSKVTHSVSDSNISVTKLLGDVEGKNVFMSDDILATGGTFIKAMKLLKNMGAKKIICAISLPFFNGDAIRYFDKAYEEGYFYKIIGTNAVYHDYEVINKPWYYEANVSHLFAGAIFAIHNRISLQKILDRSHDIQNLISKR, translated from the coding sequence TTGAGTTTACTTATTAAAAAATCAATAGGGATTATTGCCTGCCCTGGTGGAAGAGTATTTGCGGATAAAATAATGGAAGAGTTTAAAAAAATATTTTTAGGTACCGAGAATCAAGTTATTAATAAAATTTCGCAAACTTCTAATTGTTTAAAAGAAGATATTTTAAAACTTGAGGGAATTTTACCTCCTTTTTTGGAAGGACTTGAATTCTCTAATTTAAGGGATAATGAGGATATGGAAATTCCTGTCAAGTTTATTAAATTTGCTAATGGTGAATTTAAGGCTGAGATTTTAAAAACTATAAGAAATAAAGATATTTTTATTGTTCAGGATGTTTCTAACACTTTTCCAGTTGATGTAAATAGTAATGACAAAATGATAATGACTATCAACGATCATATAATGACTTTGATGACTACAATAGATGCATGCATGCAAGCTAAGGCTAATTCTGTGAGTGTTATTATTCCTTCGTATCCTTATTCAAGACAGGATAAAAAACATTCAAGAGAAGGGTTAACAGCAAGTCTTTTCGGGAGATTTTTAGAGGAATTGGGAGTTAAACATATTTTGACATTAGATATTCATTCAAAAGCTATTGAGAATGTTTTTAGGAAGACATATTTTGAAAATTTAAATGTATCTTATGAAATTTTTGAGGCTTTGGCTGAGCTAATAGATATTGGGGATTCAAATTTAGTCGTTGTTTCGCCTGATACAGGAGCTGTTAATAGAAATAAGTTTTTTGCATCTAATCTTAAGAGACCCTTAGCTTTACTTTATAAAGAAAGAGATTATTCAAAGGTAACACATAGTGTTAGCGATTCTAATATTTCTGTTACTAAGCTTTTAGGAGATGTTGAGGGTAAGAATGTATTTATGAGTGATGATATTTTAGCTACTGGAGGAACTTTTATTAAGGCTATGAAGCTACTTAAAAATATGGGAGCTAAAAAGATTATATGTGCAATAAGTTTACCGTTTTTTAATGGGGATGCAATCAGATATTTTGATAAAGCTTATGAGGAAGGGTATTTTTATAAGATAATCGGAACAAATGCTGTTTATCATGATTATGAAGTTATAAATAAACCTTGGTATTATGAGGCTAATGTTTCACATCTTTTTGCGGGTGCAATTTTTGCAATACATAATAGAATTAGTTTGCAAAAAATTCTTGATAGAAGTCATGATATTCAGAATTTAATTTCTAAGCGTTAG
- a CDS encoding tetratricopeptide repeat protein, whose translation MYKVPFFLSFCFVLSCNTLSREYQAISDEYYKLGKLNEDLGNNQASVSLYEKSIQFNSDLNGASSYNFVLAYVNLKKYSEAEIRLTSLLESDPSNILLINLKAYLFFKQDNLEEALKFYLHTLEIAPANKEALFNIFYIYHSLNDKENAKKYILKYKELNYSVPSNASEIVSSILED comes from the coding sequence ATGTATAAGGTGCCATTTTTTTTATCTTTTTGTTTTGTATTATCTTGTAATACTCTTTCTAGAGAATATCAAGCTATCTCAGATGAGTATTATAAGCTTGGTAAATTAAATGAGGATCTTGGGAATAATCAGGCTTCTGTATCACTATATGAAAAATCTATTCAGTTTAATTCTGATTTAAATGGTGCATCTAGTTATAATTTTGTTTTGGCTTACGTAAATTTAAAGAAGTACTCTGAGGCTGAGATAAGACTTACTTCTTTGTTGGAAAGTGATCCTAGTAATATTTTGTTGATTAATTTAAAAGCTTATTTGTTTTTTAAACAGGATAATCTAGAAGAGGCTTTAAAGTTTTATTTGCATACTTTAGAAATAGCTCCTGCTAATAAGGAAGCATTGTTTAATATTTTCTACATTTATCATTCTTTAAATGATAAAGAGAATGCAAAGAAATATATCTTAAAATATAAGGAATTGAATTATTCAGTGCCATCTAATGCAAGCGAGATAGTATCTTCCATATTAGAGGATTGA
- a CDS encoding MBL fold metallo-hydrolase codes for MLGIFLGTGASSGVPMLNCNCRVCSSISDKNKRLRSSFLLNALGMNVLIDTGPDIRTQLLRENISKLDLVLYTHEHYDHVMGIDDIKFYTRTSPLNIYARESTMQHIRNAFPHNFSSRESISGKANVIPNLAIDLKPIVFKGLEIMPIPLLHGDIISLGYRINNLAYLTDVKSIPDISYEYLKGLDVMIIDALRIKPHLGHLNFEDAAREVMKIKPKIAYFTHIAHDIMHEEFDYLAKDNIYLAYDGLRIHI; via the coding sequence ATGTTGGGAATTTTTTTAGGAACCGGTGCATCAAGTGGTGTTCCTATGTTAAATTGCAATTGTAGAGTATGCAGTTCAATCTCGGACAAAAATAAAAGACTTAGAAGTTCGTTTCTTCTAAATGCATTAGGCATGAATGTATTAATTGATACGGGTCCTGATATTCGAACTCAGCTTTTAAGAGAAAACATTTCAAAGCTTGACTTAGTACTCTATACCCATGAGCATTATGATCATGTTATGGGTATAGATGATATTAAATTTTATACAAGAACTTCTCCACTAAACATTTATGCACGGGAGAGCACTATGCAACACATTAGGAATGCTTTTCCGCATAATTTTTCATCAAGGGAATCTATAAGTGGCAAAGCCAATGTTATTCCTAATTTAGCAATAGACTTAAAACCAATTGTTTTTAAAGGTTTAGAAATAATGCCAATTCCTTTACTTCATGGAGATATAATTAGCTTAGGGTATAGGATAAATAATTTGGCGTATTTAACTGATGTTAAGTCTATTCCTGATATTTCATATGAATACTTAAAGGGATTGGATGTGATGATAATAGATGCTTTAAGGATTAAGCCTCATCTTGGACACCTGAATTTCGAGGATGCTGCCCGTGAGGTCATGAAGATAAAGCCTAAGATTGCTTATTTTACTCATATTGCACATGATATAATGCATGAAGAATTCGATTATTTGGCGAAAGATAATATCTATTTGGCTTATGATGGTCTGAGGATTCATATTTAA
- a CDS encoding bactofilin family protein, producing MSIDSLEFEESNTKNVIKDNFEFEGYLESSKPIIIEGVLKGIINSTSSIYLREKANVDAEIKCNHFLNHGIMKGNIKALATIKIYKTGTLIGNIQTKELFIDSGAIFKGNCEMEEKC from the coding sequence ATGAGCATAGACAGCCTAGAATTTGAAGAAAGCAACACTAAAAATGTTATAAAGGATAATTTTGAATTCGAAGGGTATCTAGAAAGTAGTAAACCAATAATCATTGAAGGGGTACTTAAAGGAATCATAAACTCTACAAGCTCAATATACTTAAGAGAAAAAGCCAATGTAGATGCAGAAATTAAGTGCAATCATTTTCTCAATCATGGTATAATGAAAGGCAATATAAAGGCCTTAGCAACAATAAAAATTTACAAGACTGGAACATTAATTGGTAATATTCAAACAAAAGAACTCTTCATAGATTCAGGAGCGATCTTTAAAGGAAATTGTGAAATGGAGGAAAAATGCTGA
- a CDS encoding KTSC domain-containing protein: protein MNTLTISHELSKIYQVDYDSNLSELSVFFKDGRAYKYFKIEPRHFSVISKLVQERKSVGKYLTEHIFNKYDQEKL, encoded by the coding sequence TTGAATACTTTAACAATATCTCATGAATTGAGCAAAATATATCAGGTTGATTACGATTCTAATTTGTCTGAGCTTTCTGTATTTTTTAAAGATGGAAGGGCTTATAAATATTTCAAGATTGAACCAAGACATTTTAGTGTAATATCTAAGCTTGTTCAAGAGAGAAAATCAGTTGGTAAATACTTAACAGAGCATATATTTAATAAGTACGATCAAGAAAAGCTTTAA
- a CDS encoding tetratricopeptide repeat protein: MLNKGFLSKILLILPLYSILLEAQEKEDSLLLYREGRFQEAINNTQDEIKQNPNNLDARTIFVWSLIAIGDYKRAEIEAIKGLEIKKYDIRIVQALGEAYFFQGQYKNALKYFQEYIGLDSNGARIAKVYNLIADSFYRLERYNEADFAYENALRFLPNNQNLLLKLAKARINAKNKVLAKESLTRFLILDPNHSEAKKLLEQIEKKP; encoded by the coding sequence ATGCTGAATAAAGGTTTTTTATCAAAAATACTTCTAATATTACCTTTATACTCAATTCTCCTAGAGGCACAAGAAAAAGAAGATTCACTCCTCTTATACAGAGAAGGCAGATTCCAAGAAGCTATTAATAACACCCAAGATGAGATAAAACAAAATCCTAATAATTTAGATGCAAGAACAATATTTGTATGGAGTCTAATCGCAATTGGAGACTATAAAAGAGCTGAAATAGAAGCCATAAAGGGGCTTGAAATAAAAAAATACGATATCAGAATAGTTCAAGCACTGGGAGAAGCCTATTTTTTCCAAGGACAATATAAAAATGCACTCAAATATTTTCAAGAATATATTGGTCTTGACTCAAATGGAGCACGAATAGCAAAGGTATATAATTTAATCGCAGACTCATTTTATAGACTTGAAAGATATAATGAAGCTGATTTTGCATATGAAAATGCTTTAAGATTTTTACCCAATAATCAAAATTTATTATTAAAACTTGCAAAAGCAAGAATTAATGCAAAAAATAAAGTCTTAGCAAAAGAATCTTTAACAAGATTCCTAATCTTAGATCCCAATCACTCGGAAGCAAAAAAATTGCTAGAACAGATAGAGAAAAAACCATAA
- the xth gene encoding exodeoxyribonuclease III, with the protein MNLISWNVNGIRAVLGKGFLEFIEKYSPDILCLQETKACREQLPKELINIEGYYTHFSRSIIKGYSGVGIYSKVEPIKLESMNIEVFDREGRCLIAHYRDFVLINAYFPNSQALRKRLPYKLDFLMSLKSLANSFIGSGANLIICGDFNIAHTEIDLSNPRGSRESAGYYIEETTWMDNFLNEGYVDTFRMFNKSPDNYTWWDYRTKARERNIGWRIDYFIVNEVFKFRIKDALILNEVMGSDHCPVVLQLH; encoded by the coding sequence GTGAATTTAATTTCATGGAATGTAAATGGAATAAGAGCTGTACTTGGTAAGGGTTTTCTGGAATTTATTGAAAAATATAGTCCGGATATTTTGTGCCTTCAAGAAACTAAGGCTTGTAGAGAACAGTTACCAAAAGAGCTTATTAACATCGAAGGATATTATACTCACTTTTCAAGATCCATAATCAAGGGTTATAGTGGGGTTGGTATTTATTCAAAGGTTGAACCTATTAAATTAGAGAGCATGAACATAGAGGTATTTGATAGAGAAGGTAGATGTCTTATTGCTCATTATCGTGATTTTGTACTCATTAATGCATATTTTCCTAATTCTCAAGCTTTAAGAAAAAGACTTCCCTATAAGCTTGATTTTTTAATGAGTCTTAAATCTCTTGCAAATTCATTTATAGGTTCTGGAGCAAACCTTATCATTTGTGGTGATTTTAATATTGCTCATACAGAGATTGATTTATCTAATCCTAGAGGAAGCAGGGAATCTGCTGGTTATTACATTGAAGAAACTACTTGGATGGATAACTTTTTAAATGAAGGTTATGTGGATACATTTAGAATGTTTAATAAGAGTCCAGATAACTATACTTGGTGGGATTATAGAACAAAGGCAAGGGAGCGTAATATAGGCTGGAGGATTGATTATTTTATTGTAAATGAAGTTTTTAAGTTTAGAATAAAAGATGCTCTAATTTTAAATGAAGTAATGGGCAGTGATCATTGTCCTGTTGTTTTACAGCTACACTAG
- a CDS encoding M16 family metallopeptidase: protein MKYRDINNIFKYIVLILAFFLVSCESSKLKTDKNLLSGQLENGLKYYIYGNKTPEKAVHMGILFHVGSLHEEENERGLAHYLEHMAFKGTKDYPGGDGIFEVLKKFGMAFGADINAHTGFDQTYYHLDLPDGNNETEINEALNVLKNWASQIEFNEVEIDKERNVIIEEKKRVESYPSRLTEKVFPFILGNSRYTVRLPIGLEERILSFKSEDFKKFYKKWYRPDLTSVIIVGDIEPSEIEKKVKEQFSSLEKPGSEIEKIKMNLDTVMSEKFLSVEDIEMPFPNITFVKKDIHNIVSTSGEIKRDIEKTLLDGLFENRFAELKTSGLNYLMSFDSSDISFKSDDNYILINQIAVNFNPDHLKEGIEGFFYEMERIKKFGFTQGEVDKIKSQLISSYKISKDNIGKRNSSMIANLLLEIALEGSKMLDMNEYYDIAIEHLNKLSLKSISDFAKSQASINDRAIMYAYSNDKYHPSLTLEEIQELREIALKRDTKPYDDVSIQGEFFKKSLENKDIINEKELSDGVSYFTLENGVEVYFKHNEHKKNMVTLSASSWGGVLSENADLIPALSLAPSVVSRSGYGDYSSLQVEKYLSDKVVSLSPRIGDQTSSINGSADVKDLETLFQLIYFTFNEPKIDDIVLQNNIDNIKAEIKSNENNSKYLFGNAVGKFRTNDDYRFRDIQETDLKNVSKDILLDFYKKKFTYANNFKFVFVGDVDLETIKTFSRKYLGNLSSKKLDGFKDLDYSYKRDVERIVVRKGEDASSIVRIFYPFEFKYTPESALNYEGLVLLLTESLIKSIRREMSSVYSINAYFDCDIRKYGNSDGFIIVAFTVEPKALDNVLRSVSDHLLERQKKEFGDDDFNYVKKNLIKNQDNNSESDWYWTSKILHSVLWYDTFIDTFSIKFIEKNLNKDVINSLIKKLNFNQRTEIVLIPEKSN from the coding sequence ATGAAGTATCGGGATATTAATAATATATTTAAATATATTGTTTTAATTTTAGCATTTTTTCTTGTATCTTGTGAATCTTCTAAATTAAAGACAGATAAGAATTTACTAAGTGGTCAACTTGAAAATGGACTTAAGTATTATATTTATGGAAATAAAACTCCGGAAAAGGCTGTTCATATGGGGATTTTGTTTCATGTTGGATCTTTGCATGAAGAGGAAAATGAGAGAGGATTAGCTCATTATCTTGAGCACATGGCTTTTAAGGGAACAAAAGACTATCCGGGTGGTGATGGTATTTTTGAAGTTCTTAAAAAATTTGGGATGGCATTTGGAGCTGATATTAATGCGCATACTGGGTTTGACCAAACTTATTATCATCTTGATTTGCCAGATGGTAATAATGAAACAGAGATTAATGAGGCTTTAAATGTTTTAAAGAACTGGGCTTCACAAATTGAATTTAATGAAGTTGAAATAGATAAAGAGCGAAATGTTATTATTGAAGAGAAAAAGCGTGTAGAGAGCTATCCTAGTAGGCTGACTGAAAAAGTATTTCCATTTATTCTTGGTAATAGCAGATATACAGTCAGATTACCTATTGGGCTTGAAGAACGAATTTTATCTTTTAAATCAGAAGACTTTAAGAAATTTTATAAGAAATGGTATAGACCAGATCTTACTAGTGTAATTATTGTAGGAGACATTGAGCCTAGTGAAATTGAAAAGAAAGTCAAAGAACAGTTTTCATCTTTAGAAAAACCAGGTAGTGAAATTGAAAAGATTAAAATGAATTTAGACACAGTGATGAGTGAAAAATTTTTAAGTGTAGAAGATATTGAGATGCCGTTTCCTAATATAACTTTTGTTAAAAAGGATATTCACAATATTGTAAGTACCTCTGGTGAGATTAAAAGAGATATTGAGAAAACTTTGCTAGATGGTCTTTTTGAAAATAGATTCGCTGAATTAAAGACTTCTGGATTAAATTATTTGATGTCTTTTGATAGCAGTGATATCTCATTCAAATCAGATGATAATTATATTTTAATTAATCAAATTGCTGTTAATTTCAATCCAGACCATTTAAAAGAAGGCATTGAAGGATTTTTCTATGAAATGGAGAGAATAAAGAAATTCGGGTTTACTCAAGGAGAAGTTGACAAGATCAAGTCTCAACTTATAAGTTCTTATAAGATAAGCAAGGATAACATTGGTAAGAGGAATTCATCTATGATTGCTAACCTTTTGTTAGAAATTGCTTTAGAGGGATCGAAAATGCTTGATATGAATGAATATTATGATATAGCTATTGAGCATCTGAATAAACTTAGTCTAAAGTCAATATCAGATTTTGCTAAGAGTCAAGCATCCATAAATGATCGTGCTATTATGTATGCTTATTCTAATGATAAATATCATCCTAGTTTGACTCTTGAAGAAATTCAAGAATTGCGTGAGATTGCGTTAAAAAGAGATACAAAACCTTATGATGATGTATCAATTCAAGGAGAGTTCTTTAAGAAATCTTTGGAAAACAAAGATATTATTAATGAGAAGGAATTATCTGATGGAGTTTCATACTTTACTCTTGAGAATGGGGTTGAAGTTTACTTTAAGCATAATGAGCATAAGAAAAATATGGTTACTCTTAGTGCAAGTTCTTGGGGAGGTGTGTTAAGCGAGAATGCTGATCTTATTCCTGCTTTATCTTTGGCACCAAGTGTTGTTTCTAGATCGGGGTATGGAGATTATTCTTCGCTTCAAGTTGAAAAATATTTGTCAGACAAGGTTGTAAGCTTAAGTCCAAGGATTGGTGATCAAACATCAAGTATTAATGGTAGTGCTGATGTGAAAGACCTTGAGACTCTTTTTCAGCTTATATACTTTACGTTTAATGAGCCAAAGATAGATGATATCGTTTTACAAAATAATATTGATAATATAAAGGCAGAAATCAAAAGTAATGAGAATAATTCTAAATATCTTTTTGGTAATGCTGTTGGAAAGTTTCGTACCAATGATGATTATCGTTTTAGAGATATTCAGGAAACTGATTTGAAAAATGTATCTAAGGATATTCTTTTAGATTTCTATAAAAAGAAATTTACTTATGCAAATAACTTCAAATTTGTATTTGTGGGAGATGTAGATTTAGAGACAATAAAAACCTTTTCAAGAAAATATTTAGGTAATTTAAGTTCTAAGAAATTGGATGGGTTTAAAGATTTAGATTACTCTTATAAGAGAGATGTGGAGCGAATAGTTGTAAGGAAAGGTGAGGATGCAAGTAGTATTGTACGTATTTTCTATCCTTTTGAGTTCAAATATACACCCGAGAGTGCTTTAAATTATGAGGGTTTAGTACTACTCTTAACCGAGAGCCTTATTAAATCTATTAGAAGGGAAATGTCTAGTGTTTATTCAATCAATGCATACTTTGATTGTGATATTAGAAAATATGGTAATTCAGATGGTTTTATAATTGTAGCTTTTACAGTTGAGCCTAAAGCTCTTGATAATGTTTTGAGATCTGTTAGTGATCATTTGTTAGAAAGACAGAAAAAAGAGTTTGGAGACGATGATTTTAATTACGTTAAGAAAAACCTTATTAAAAATCAGGATAATAACTCTGAATCTGATTGGTATTGGACTTCAAAAATATTGCATTCAGTTCTTTGGTATGATACTTTTATAGATACTTTCAGTATTAAATTTATTGAAAAAAATTTAAACAAAGATGTTATAAATTCATTAATTAAGAAACTTAATTTTAATCAGAGAACAGAGATTGTGTTAATTCCGGAAAAAAGTAATTAG
- a CDS encoding glucosaminidase domain-containing protein, with protein sequence MIRRSTFFLISNLLLIVTGFCSEEIIEINTEISTEKYIPFLLSRGRSQVANLVKYTLEMNPYLESEYVQTIAQAYIDEALIEGINYDIAYAQMLLETGILKFNGIVSKDQHNFSGIGATDNFTKGNSFTNIKEGIRAHIQHLKAYASREDIKSSMVDPRFFLVKRGSAPTIYDLTGKWAQDKLYDKKLKKILLGLLEFDNAKS encoded by the coding sequence ATGATAAGGAGGTCTACGTTTTTCTTAATATCAAACCTGTTACTAATAGTAACAGGTTTTTGTTCTGAGGAAATAATTGAAATAAACACTGAAATAAGCACTGAAAAGTACATTCCTTTCTTACTAAGCAGAGGAAGGAGTCAAGTAGCAAATCTTGTGAAATATACGCTAGAAATGAATCCATATCTTGAATCAGAATATGTTCAAACAATTGCACAAGCTTATATCGATGAGGCTTTAATTGAAGGAATAAATTACGATATCGCCTACGCTCAAATGTTACTTGAAACAGGAATTTTAAAATTCAATGGCATTGTCTCTAAAGATCAGCATAATTTTTCAGGAATTGGTGCTACTGACAACTTTACAAAGGGAAACTCCTTTACTAACATTAAAGAAGGAATAAGAGCACACATTCAACACTTAAAAGCTTATGCTTCAAGAGAAGATATAAAATCTAGTATGGTTGATCCTAGATTTTTCCTTGTAAAAAGAGGCTCTGCCCCAACGATATATGATCTTACTGGGAAATGGGCACAAGATAAACTTTATGATAAAAAGTTAAAAAAAATATTGCTTGGGTTATTAGAATTTGATAACGCAAAAAGCTAA